The Oscillospiraceae bacterium genome has a window encoding:
- the fliB gene encoding flagellin lysine-N-methylase, producing the protein MLVPEYFINFKCKCRDCRNVCCRGWGISLTEAEYYRLLGLSCSKTLRRTLDSAFYIADRPTREAYAFVSPSLDNACRLLNKDGFCELHKQCGETVLPSVCRLYPRSYKSGLQLESSCSASCEATVELLMNQPCPLHFVEIEREFSGALPMPNPGAQANDELRSRCIAAMQNQALSLRERIIQIGHILLGPQPIPFAQHQTPDFLQNAEKLISAFMDISPNIAEYGEKALAAVGLPGSDLQLSAALWRKALRRAYAVLPDCDDYYENLMVNHLFYEQFPDIPACKTPRDAYIAFYAAWTLVRFIGICLGTDKAAFADAVAAAFRYIEHSDFYRNAGLILHDDPCPDGFKPAV; encoded by the coding sequence GTGCTTGTTCCTGAATACTTCATCAATTTTAAATGTAAATGCAGGGACTGCCGGAACGTCTGCTGCCGGGGTTGGGGCATCTCGCTGACCGAGGCCGAATATTATCGGCTGCTCGGTCTTTCGTGTTCCAAAACCCTGCGCCGCACCTTAGACAGCGCTTTTTATATCGCCGACCGACCCACCCGCGAAGCCTATGCGTTCGTCTCACCGTCGCTGGACAACGCCTGCCGCCTGCTCAATAAAGACGGCTTCTGCGAACTGCATAAACAGTGCGGCGAAACGGTGTTGCCATCGGTCTGCCGGCTTTATCCGCGTTCTTATAAATCCGGTCTTCAGCTTGAGAGCAGCTGCTCCGCCAGCTGCGAGGCCACAGTCGAGTTGTTAATGAATCAACCCTGTCCATTGCATTTTGTCGAGATCGAGCGGGAATTTTCCGGCGCGCTCCCGATGCCGAATCCCGGCGCACAGGCCAATGACGAGTTGCGCAGCCGCTGCATCGCCGCCATGCAGAACCAAGCCCTTTCCCTGCGCGAGCGCATCATCCAAATCGGCCATATTCTGCTCGGGCCGCAGCCGATCCCGTTCGCGCAGCACCAAACCCCCGATTTTCTGCAAAATGCCGAAAAACTGATTTCGGCTTTCATGGACATCAGTCCCAATATCGCCGAATACGGCGAAAAAGCGCTTGCCGCCGTCGGTCTACCCGGCTCCGACCTGCAGCTCTCCGCCGCACTCTGGCGCAAAGCTCTGCGCCGTGCCTATGCCGTTTTACCCGACTGCGACGATTATTATGAAAATCTGATGGTCAACCACCTGTTTTACGAACAGTTCCCAGATATTCCCGCCTGCAAGACCCCGCGCGACGCTTATATCGCGTTTTATGCGGCATGGACGCTGGTGCGATTTATCGGAATCTGCCTCGGAACGGATAAAGCCGCCTTTGCCGATGCGGTGGCCGCGGCATTCCGTTATATCGAGCATTCGGATTTTTACCGTAATGCCGGCTTGATTTTACACGATGACCCCTGTCCCGACGGCTTCAAACCCGCTGTTTAG
- a CDS encoding BlaI/MecI/CopY family transcriptional regulator, with product MDNQKLFDAEYRFMEVIWANEPVNSTELVRLCADALGWKKSTTYTMLRRLVERGVVKNEDATVTALVKKDDVRRYESEALLEKAFDNSLPAFLTAFLYDKKLSQKEADQLKKMIEEAQG from the coding sequence ATGGATAATCAAAAACTGTTCGACGCCGAATACCGGTTCATGGAGGTCATCTGGGCCAATGAACCGGTCAATTCGACGGAACTCGTCCGCCTGTGCGCCGATGCGCTCGGGTGGAAAAAGTCCACCACCTATACGATGCTGCGGCGGCTTGTTGAGCGCGGCGTCGTCAAAAACGAAGACGCAACCGTGACGGCACTCGTCAAAAAAGACGACGTGCGCCGCTACGAGAGCGAAGCGCTGCTTGAAAAGGCCTTCGACAATTCGCTGCCGGCCTTTCTGACCGCCTTTTTGTACGATAAGAAGCTTTCGCAGAAGGAGGCCGATCAGCTGAAAAAAATGATTGAGGAGGCACAAGGCTAA